The sequence GATTTGAAATAAATTTGGGTTCGCAAGTGCGGCAGTTGTCCCAATAACTCCGTCACTAAAGAAGTCGATCTGTGCATTAACAGGGTCGATATTGTTTCTCCATCACCAAACGCAACTACCCACTTTGGGGAGAGCCTCTCCATCTATCCTACAAAAAAGCAGGGTTAGCAGCACATGTTGCTGCTTAATCTTCAAGATTGATGGCGAGATTCCTCTGAGACCGGTTTACGGTAAGACAGCTCGCATATAGCTGCCCCAGAGTTGGGCGGCTTGAGTGCTACTGCCTTGAGTCGGAGAAGGTTGATCATTTCCTAACCAAACGCCAGTGGTTAAATTTTGTCGAGGAACATAGCCAATAAACCATAAATCCACAGCATCATCGGTGGTTCCTGTTTTTCCGGCAGCACCATAACCAATACTAGCAGCGCGTCCGGTTCCTTGTTGAACAACCCCTTGTAACCATTGGGTCATAGTTTGGGCAAGGCGAGGGGCAAAGACACTTTGATCGCGCCCCCCATCCGTTTCATAATCATAAATCACCCGACAGGTTTCATAATCATCGGGATCAGGACAATCACCCCCATCAAAAATTCGTGTAATACCGTGAGGAGGATTCTTCACGCCATTATTGGCAAACACCGTATAAGCCCCGGTAATCTCCAAAAGATTTACTTCGCTTTGCCCGAGAACCAAACCGGGCACAGGATTTAAAGTGGAATTAATTCCGAGGCGTTCTGCCATTTGCACCACTTGATTTAATCCCACATCTCGCGCCACCCGCAACGCGACAACATTTTCCGATTGAGCCAGTCCCCGCGCGAGACTAATTTCACCGGCACTCCGTTCACAACCGCGGTAGCGCTGTCCTTTCCAGGTGAAAGGAGAACAAGGATAGCGGCGAGAAATGCCTTGTTCTAGGGCAGCAGCATAGGCAAAGACTTTAAATGTGGAACCGGGTTGACGTTGGGCTTGGGTTACTCGATTGAACTGGCTTTCGGTGTAACTTTTCCCTCCCACTAACGCTCGAATGGCACCGGTGGTACTGTCTAGCGTCACCATTGCCCCTTGTTGGTACCCATAATCAGTCCCCTGATTATTAATATTCTCGCGGAGGCTCGCTTCTGCTTGTTGTTGTAAGTTTAGGTCAACGGCAGTTTCGACAATAAAATTTCCTTCGGCGGCGAGTTCTGATCCGAGTAATTCTTCTAATTCGAGGAGAACATGGTTATAGAAATAGGGAGCACGAATTTGAGAAAAGTTTTGCTTGGCTTTTGGGCTCACTTCAATGCGAGAACGACGGGCTCGTTGGGCTTCTTCTGCTGTGACCATACCGAGTTTTGCCATCCGATTAATCACGCGATCGCGCAATTGCACTGCTGTTTCATAATCTCGCACCGGATTATAGGCATTGGGAGCTGGCAAAATTGCGACTAAAGTAGCCGATTCTGACAAATTCAAATCACTCGCCGATTTGTTGAAGTAAAACTGGGCCGCATCTTCAAACCCGTAACTCCCCACCCCTAAATACACTCGATTCAAATAGGTCAGCAATAGGCGATCTTTGCTGTAAAAGGTCTCCAACTTCAGAGCAACGATCATTTCCTGGATTTTCCGTTTGGCGGTATTTTCTCGTCCCACATACTCGGGATAGAGACTGCGGGCTAACTGTTGGGTAATGGTACTTGCCCCTTGACGGATATCAGAAGCCGTGAGATTAACCATCAGCGCCCGTAAGATCCCAATGGGATCAACCCCGAAATGCCAATAAAAGCGTGTATCTTCTGAGGCAATTACCGCATCTGGGAGATAAGGGGAAAAGTCAGATAATTGTTTTAATTCGCGATGGGTGCCACTTTGCAAGGGACGTAAGGGGGTTTGTCCATCTCGAGAATAGACGACAACAGGACCTTGGACCCCAACGGGAAGGGGTTGCACAGAAAATTTTGTCCATTCCAAGCCAACAATCACAGCGAACAGAAGGACGACTCCCCCCACACCATAAAGAACAGTGGAAATTCCTTTCAATACTCGCGGTGGGGGATAATGATACCTAATTTCAACGGCATCCGCGACATCAGGGGGACCGAGGGTAAAGCGATCCCCGTGGCGGAGGGAAAAAGAAGATTGTTTGCGTTTGCCGATATAAATTCCGTTCAGTGAGCCTTCATCTTTAATCGCATAACCACCTGCCGGTGTCCGATTAATGGAAAGATGCACTTGCGAAATCAACGAGTTGCGGATGACGATGTCGCAACTGCGGGAACTCCGTCCTAAAAGATAGCGATCACCGATGAGGGGATGTTTGGTAATCTTTTGTTTTCTCCCATTTTTAATCCGTAATTCGGGAACGTTGGCACCAGGTTTTAAGGTGAGGGCTTGTGCTTGTACGGTTTGGATCGCTTGGGTCACCCATTGACTAACAGTTGCTGCCGGATCCGGTTCTGATTGTTTAGGCTTATTCATTGTTATTGGGTTCTCCATTTCTTGGGCGATGAGAACGTTGGAAAACTGGCAAATTAATCAAAATTAAACAGAAAATTCCGATATTAATCCAGATATCAGCAAGATTAAATACGGGAAATTGAATTAACCGAAAATCTAAAAAATCTACCACATAACCAAATAAAAATCGATCTAACCCATTACCGGCAGCCCCGGCTAAGACAAAACCATACCCCAGTTGTTCTAATTTCGGTAAGCGTGGACTCAGCCAAGCATAAATCATCAAGCCAATGGTAACCGCCAGCGATAACCAACGGAGCCATGACCCGTTCTCGGCAAAGAGACTAAACGCTGCTCCCCGATTAATGACATAGGTTAAATGAAAGACATCTTGCCACAGCGCGATCGTTTTTCCAATTTCAACAAAGGACTCAACAACAATTAATTTTGTTGCCTGATCGAGTAGGAAGCCAATAATTGCAACGAGCCAAAATAAGCGATTTTTCTTCATTAATAAAACAGAATATTGCGTAAACCAGATGCCAAAACAGCGACGGCACAAACTAAAACTAACTGTCCTCCCAAAGGTTGCCAAGAATATTGGGCAATTGTTGGCCATAAAAGAAGCGGTGCATCTAAAATGAATAACTTGACATAATGCAATCCCACTAAATACACAATCCCAAAGCTATGAATAATCGCTAACCCGAACAAACAACTCATTGCTAACCATTCCAGTTGTTTGTCTCTACGAAATGCCAAAACGCCACAAAACCAAGCACCGGGGATAAAGCCAAGAATATAGCCAAATGTTGGTTCCAGTAGATACTCAAGGCCTCCTCCATTTGAGAAAACCGGTTGCCAGAATAAGCCCATGGTGACATAAGCCAATTGTGAAAATGCCCCTGCCCGTTTTCCACCCAGACAACCCGTCAATAAAACAGCACCAATTTGATAGGTTATACCCAAAGAATGGATCTGAATGCCTTGTTGGGTCCAAGACCAGGGAAAATTCGTCATGAAGGCTTCAACAAACGTTCCGCCAATCGTCAAAATCAAACCAATTATTGCCCAGAGTAGTTCATTGCTTGGAGACGACACAGCCCATCCTCTAAAGAGTGACCAGCCAACAGTAACCATGAATTCATTGACGATTAACTGCTCACTGATCAGGTTGCATGATTAGTATTCACTTTCAAAACTTTACTCTATCATCTCCTTAACATTTACTCTTGCGAGTCAGCAGACAAAATGCTGTTTTGGGTCCGATCAGTGAGAATTTCATAACCCTCTACGGTGACAAGAACGGTATGCTCAAATTGTGCGGAGAGGGAGTTATCTATTGTCACTACTGTCCAGCGATCGCGCAAGGTGCGGGTAAATTTTGAGCCAGCATTGACAATCGGCTCAATGGCAAGCACCATCCCTGCTTTTAACTTCACATTGGGCAGTTGTGAGGTGCGCGTATTAAACACTGCTGGTGCTTCATGGAGATTACGCCCCACCCCATGACCGGTAAAATTTTCTACGACGCTATAGCCTCGACGGGTCACATAGTCCTCAATCGCACCGGCAATTTCTAACAATTGGGTTCCTTCCTGCACCTGTTTGATCCCTTCATACAGGGCGTTTTCGGCAATTTCCATCAACTCAAGGGCTTTCGGCTTGACTTGACCAATGGCAATGGTAATACAGGAATCGCCATGAAATCCATTTTTATAGGCCCCGGTATCGACTTTTAAAAGATCGCCATTGCGAATGACCTTTTTGGGACTGGGAATGCCATGCACTACTTCATTATTCAAACACACGCAAATGGAACCAGGAAAGCCATGATACCCTTTAAAGCTAGGTGTCGCACCCATTTCTCGAATCCGTTTTTCGGCATAGGCATCTAAGTCCGCTGTGGTCATTCCCGATTCTGCAATTTGTGAAATCTCCTGCAATACCGTCGCTACAATTCTCCCCGACTCGCGCATGAACTCAATTTCTTGAGCGTTTTTAATTTCAATGCCTCGATGACGTTTTCTTTGACGAGATGTTGTTGTTTGCCCTTGAGATGTTCTGGGAGAAAGCAGTTGGGTGAGGAAGTTCATAAATTGGCGATTGGTTAATTAGGACACAACTAAACTATTATAATCGGCGAACAATTTAATCTGAAATGGGTCAAAGATTACGCCTTCCGTTCATTATCTTAAATGGGACGATCTCTCTGTCCCATATCGTTTCATATCTTAATTCAGCAACGCCCAATTTTTTGAAAGCTTGTCTAGTTGCGCGATGTCCTTCGGACGGTAGCGGAGCCACATCGCGGTTTCTTTTTCTGAGGAAAAATTGAACGACGAGGTAAAATTCACAAAAAGGCAAGCATTAAACCTCGAATCCTTTCCCGTGTAAGCTTTCAGATTGATGTTTCCTGGTTGGAAAAATAGCAATACCTTGAAAGGGCTGGCCCTATGGTTTAAATAGCAGACAACATTTCTGAGTTATCTAAACTGGTAGATTTACCATCTACTGCAAATTTAGCTAATGCTTGAATTTCTCGGTTTCTTGATGTATTGCTGTTAATCTTGAAGTGATTTGCGGAAATGTTTAGCTTCATATTTACTTCCGATACTTCCAGCAAACATTCATCAATCCCATAGGATTTATAATCACGTAACCAAAACAAGACATCGGCTAAATGCCAAAGACAAAGAGAATTGCTGTAGTACGGAGAGGGTGAGGAAGCATCCTTTTTAAAGAGCTTCCTAACATTTTGTCGAGTACAGCCGATTAATTCAGCAATATCGCTAATTCCCACTAAATCAGGTTTTGCTTCCGAAAAAATCGCTTGGGGAATTACCATTCGCACATCATTAATTGCACTATGAATCGCTTTATAGGCGGTTTCTGCTTCACGGATAAAGTTGAGTGCTATGCTTCCTTTTTCACCGACTCCGATTAAAGCATCGTCGCAATTCCCCCCATAAAGGGCTTCCACATATTGATCGAAATCTTTCAAGTTAGGGAGGGTGAATGTCAGTGTGAAATCATATTCCTTCATTATCTTTATCCTCTTCTAAAAGCATCTATGGCGATTGATTATTGAAGATACATTTATCAACAACTCGACGAATTTGTTTGGCATGATTGGTAGGATTTCTGGGCGTACTGTGAATACTCATGATACAGAATTCTCCACAGCGACAGTCTTCACTGTTATATGGGCAATATAATTTTCCCCATGCGTGAGCTCCTCCAATTTTTATGCGCCAACCGTTTTCTTCTGCGTGCTGGATTGCAGCTCTAATATCAGGGTTAGGATGCTTTTTTCCCATAACCGCCTGTTTAACTATTAAAAGTTTATCTCTGGCGACTAATGGTTGTCAAGTGACAACCTAAAGATTGATCTTAAACTTAGTCGCAATTAAATCGCCAGAAGCTAGAGAATTCTTGAGTTATAGCTTTTGGTGTAGCTTCCAAGCGAGTTAAATTTCCCCTGCTTGTTAATTCCATTTTTACGAATGTGTTCGGATTGGCACTCTCGACACTGCATTACTTTACACGGCGCTCAATTTTTCCTTCGCTTATTCTAGTTCATAGCTCAGATCAGCAACGCCCTTTTAACTTTCATGGGGTAAATTTCATGGGATAAGCAATTGCTGACTCCCCTTTCCTGATTGTCCAAATAACCAATGACTAATGACACGCTTCTTCTAAAGTTTGGCAAGCGTTTCAGAAAGTTGATTCCAATCTTGAGTTGTATCAAGAGTAACCAGGTAAGCTTGTTCCCTTTCATTAAACGGGTCAGCATTTGCTTGTTGTTTAGCTAATAAATTAGCCGTGGCATCAGAAATATCCCCTTCTCGGTGGGTAAGGCGATCGCGCAATACCGCCATGGGGGCATCACAATAGACAATCTGCAAGGGTAAATGGTGCTTTTGGGCTTGAGCAATCACAGCTTTTCTTAAGTCTTGTTGGTCATATTTGGCATCTAAAATCACTGACCAGCCTTGTGAGGCTAATAAGACCCCCAATTTTAAAAGGCGATCATAAGTTTTTTGCGTCATTTCTGCGGTATAAATGTCGTCACTTCCAGTTTCATCCACAGCAATTCCTGCCAGATGTTTGCGCACTGCATCTGACCGTAAATGAATCGCTTGATGTTGTTTTGCCATTTGTCGCGCGATCGTCGTTTTCCCGGAACCGGATAACCCTGACATCATCCACAAACGCCCCGCTTGCGGTTGGGTATATTGCCACGCTAAGTGATAATACTTGCTCGCTTGTTCCCTGGCGTGTTGTTTTTCTTCCGCACTGACATGAGGATCCTCGAACATCAAAGAATTGACTTTGGCGCGGACATAAGCTTGTCGAGTGAGATAAAGGGGCAAAACTTGTACTCCTTCCCAGTCGCCCGTCTGTTCTAAATAATGGTTAAGAAAAACAGTAGCAAACTCCGGACAACCTCTAAATTGGAGATCCATCACTGTAAACGCCACATCATACATAACATCGACAAAACGAAACGGTTCATTAAATTCAATGCGATCAAACAGCTGCACTTTATCTTGCCACCAACAAATATTTTTCAGGTGTAAATCCCCGTGGCATTCCCGAATGAAACCTTGATCGATTCTGGCTTGGAATAGAGGCTGCTGGGTTTCTAAAAAGCGATCCGTAAACGCTTTGGTTTCCCGAAACTGTTGTTCCGTTTGGGTGATTCCAATATACTTTTCGGTCTGTTGGTAGTTATTGTTAATTGCTTGGGCAATCATTTCCGGTTTGCCAAATTGACGAATATAATCATCCGTTTTGGTTTGTTCGTGAAACGTTGCCACCCGTTTTCCTAATTTTGTGATCAAAAACTCCGATAATTGACCTTCTTTTTGCATCACACTGAGAAGCGCGGATTGTGGAAATTGACGCATTTTTAAAACATATTCCACAACCTCACCTTGACCGTTAATTTCTAGGGTATTTTTCTGTTGTGTGATGGGCAAAACATCAAGATAAATATCGGGCGCGATCGGTTGGTTTAAAGCTAATTCTTGCTGACAATAATACCGTCGCTTCTCAAATGTAGAAAAGTCTAAAAAACCTAAATCAACTGGTTTTTTTAGTTTATAAGCATACTCCCCCGTCAAAAAAATATAGGAAATGTGAGTTTGTAATTGTTGAATTGAATTATCAGTCAAATGAGGATAAAAATCAGGGTAACCCATTTGCTGTACTAAAGCATCATAGCTAAACATGATCTTGATTTATTATTGTCTACACTTTTGATCATAACAAGATTAAAACCAGTTTATGAAAAGTTTAAACAATATGTATTGCGAAACACTTGTAAAATTTAGTTATAAACTTCAGAGATAACTTCTATGTACTAATTTTTCTGAAATATAATTTTTTTACTAACCGAATTTAGGAAAGAAGCAAATGTTTAATGAGCAAGGATACATGATAAAACTTACTCAATCACTGGTTCTTTTTTTAGGGATCATAACTTTAGCTGGGGGGTGCGCTTCTCCAAATGCGGAGGAGTCTGCAACCGAGGAGTCTACAGCCGAAGAGTCTGCAACTGATGCTTCCCCAACAATGATTGAAATTGATGGTTCAAGTACGGTATATCCGATTACGAATGAAATTGCCCAAGAATACCAACTCATTTCTTCAAATCAACCTCAAATCAGAGTCAATGTTTCTGGAACTGGTGGTGGCTTTCGTCGATTTTGTGCCGGAGAAACAGATATTAATAACGCTTCACGCCCCATTAATACGGAAGAAATGACAACCTGTGAAGAAAATGGCGTGAAATATATTGAGCTACCCGTGGCTTATGATGCCCTAACGGTTGTGGTTCATCCAGAGAACGATTGGGTGAGTGAAATGACAACAGAAGACTTGGCTAAAATTTGGGAACCCAGTGCTGAAAATACCCTCATGCAGTGGAATGAAGTGAATTCCCAATGGCCCCGCCGTCCGCTCAATTTATATGGTCCAGGGGCCGATTCAGGAACCTTTGATTATTTTACAGAAGCCATTGTTGGCGAAGCTGAAGCGAGTCGCCAGGATTATATTGATAGTGAAGACGATATGTTAATTGTCCGCGG is a genomic window of Cyanobacteria bacterium GSL.Bin1 containing:
- the pstS gene encoding phosphate ABC transporter substrate-binding protein PstS family protein, which translates into the protein MFNEQGYMIKLTQSLVLFLGIITLAGGCASPNAEESATEESTAEESATDASPTMIEIDGSSTVYPITNEIAQEYQLISSNQPQIRVNVSGTGGGFRRFCAGETDINNASRPINTEEMTTCEENGVKYIELPVAYDALTVVVHPENDWVSEMTTEDLAKIWEPSAENTLMQWNEVNSQWPRRPLNLYGPGADSGTFDYFTEAIVGEAEASRQDYIDSEDDMLIVRGVSEDTYALGYFGYSYYEENQKELKALAIDNGSGPVMPSRETVRSGEYQPLSRPLLIYVNANSLENKSELQEFLEYYLTQGRPSVKIVGSIPLPDEIYNLALKRMENKQTGTVFAGKTPINFKMEDLLQKETESTVEDQSNE
- the map gene encoding type I methionyl aminopeptidase, whose translation is MNFLTQLLSPRTSQGQTTTSRQRKRHRGIEIKNAQEIEFMRESGRIVATVLQEISQIAESGMTTADLDAYAEKRIREMGATPSFKGYHGFPGSICVCLNNEVVHGIPSPKKVIRNGDLLKVDTGAYKNGFHGDSCITIAIGQVKPKALELMEIAENALYEGIKQVQEGTQLLEIAGAIEDYVTRRGYSVVENFTGHGVGRNLHEAPAVFNTRTSQLPNVKLKAGMVLAIEPIVNAGSKFTRTLRDRWTVVTIDNSLSAQFEHTVLVTVEGYEILTDRTQNSILSADSQE
- a CDS encoding PBP1A family penicillin-binding protein; translated protein: MNKPKQSEPDPAATVSQWVTQAIQTVQAQALTLKPGANVPELRIKNGRKQKITKHPLIGDRYLLGRSSRSCDIVIRNSLISQVHLSINRTPAGGYAIKDEGSLNGIYIGKRKQSSFSLRHGDRFTLGPPDVADAVEIRYHYPPPRVLKGISTVLYGVGGVVLLFAVIVGLEWTKFSVQPLPVGVQGPVVVYSRDGQTPLRPLQSGTHRELKQLSDFSPYLPDAVIASEDTRFYWHFGVDPIGILRALMVNLTASDIRQGASTITQQLARSLYPEYVGRENTAKRKIQEMIVALKLETFYSKDRLLLTYLNRVYLGVGSYGFEDAAQFYFNKSASDLNLSESATLVAILPAPNAYNPVRDYETAVQLRDRVINRMAKLGMVTAEEAQRARRSRIEVSPKAKQNFSQIRAPYFYNHVLLELEELLGSELAAEGNFIVETAVDLNLQQQAEASLRENINNQGTDYGYQQGAMVTLDSTTGAIRALVGGKSYTESQFNRVTQAQRQPGSTFKVFAYAAALEQGISRRYPCSPFTWKGQRYRGCERSAGEISLARGLAQSENVVALRVARDVGLNQVVQMAERLGINSTLNPVPGLVLGQSEVNLLEITGAYTVFANNGVKNPPHGITRIFDGGDCPDPDDYETCRVIYDYETDGGRDQSVFAPRLAQTMTQWLQGVVQQGTGRAASIGYGAAGKTGTTDDAVDLWFIGYVPRQNLTTGVWLGNDQPSPTQGSSTQAAQLWGSYMRAVLP
- a CDS encoding AAA family ATPase; its protein translation is MFSYDALVQQMGYPDFYPHLTDNSIQQLQTHISYIFLTGEYAYKLKKPVDLGFLDFSTFEKRRYYCQQELALNQPIAPDIYLDVLPITQQKNTLEINGQGEVVEYVLKMRQFPQSALLSVMQKEGQLSEFLITKLGKRVATFHEQTKTDDYIRQFGKPEMIAQAINNNYQQTEKYIGITQTEQQFRETKAFTDRFLETQQPLFQARIDQGFIRECHGDLHLKNICWWQDKVQLFDRIEFNEPFRFVDVMYDVAFTVMDLQFRGCPEFATVFLNHYLEQTGDWEGVQVLPLYLTRQAYVRAKVNSLMFEDPHVSAEEKQHAREQASKYYHLAWQYTQPQAGRLWMMSGLSGSGKTTIARQMAKQHQAIHLRSDAVRKHLAGIAVDETGSDDIYTAEMTQKTYDRLLKLGVLLASQGWSVILDAKYDQQDLRKAVIAQAQKHHLPLQIVYCDAPMAVLRDRLTHREGDISDATANLLAKQQANADPFNEREQAYLVTLDTTQDWNQLSETLAKL
- a CDS encoding biotin transporter BioY; the protein is MSSPSNELLWAIIGLILTIGGTFVEAFMTNFPWSWTQQGIQIHSLGITYQIGAVLLTGCLGGKRAGAFSQLAYVTMGLFWQPVFSNGGGLEYLLEPTFGYILGFIPGAWFCGVLAFRRDKQLEWLAMSCLFGLAIIHSFGIVYLVGLHYVKLFILDAPLLLWPTIAQYSWQPLGGQLVLVCAVAVLASGLRNILFY
- a CDS encoding lipoprotein signal peptidase, producing the protein MKKNRLFWLVAIIGFLLDQATKLIVVESFVEIGKTIALWQDVFHLTYVINRGAAFSLFAENGSWLRWLSLAVTIGLMIYAWLSPRLPKLEQLGYGFVLAGAAGNGLDRFLFGYVVDFLDFRLIQFPVFNLADIWINIGIFCLILINLPVFQRSHRPRNGEPNNNE